One Brassica napus cultivar Da-Ae chromosome C4, Da-Ae, whole genome shotgun sequence genomic region harbors:
- the LOC106396655 gene encoding cytochrome P450 709B2: MELLSTTTLLALALLLLVIPKIYKSCWILVWRPWMLSRKFKKQGISGPKYKILHGNLREIRTLKQEAKLTVLDLNSNDIFPRVLPHFHQWRSQYGETFLYWQGTEPRIFISDHELVKQILSNKFGFYVKPKTRPEVLKLAGNGLVFANGIDWVRHRRILNPAFSMDKLKLMTKLMVDCTLRMFEEWRKQMNDGEKEQVVMMNVEFKRLTADIIATAAFGSSYAEGIEVFKSQRELQKCCAASVTNVYIPGTEYLPTPLNLKIWKLNGKINNSIKRIIDARLKAKSKNVEKDYGNDLLGIMLASARSNVSEKKMSIDEIIEECKTFFFAGHETTANLLTWTSMLLSLHQDWQEKLREEVFNECGKDKIPDSDNCSKLKLMNMVLMETLRLYGPVLNMIRSASQDMKLGSLVIPKGTTIVVPIVKMHRDKAVWGSDSDKFNPLRFENGVSRAANHPNAFLAFSLGPRVCIGQNFALMEAKTVLTMILQRFRFNISDEYKHAPADHLTLQPQFGLPVMLQPIN; this comes from the exons ATGGAGCTCTTGAGCACAACCACTCTCTTAGCCCTAGCTCTCCTGCTCCTTGTAATTCCGAAGATATACAAATCTTGTTGGATCCTTGTTTGGCGGCCATGGATGCTATCCAGAAAATTCAAGAAACAAGGAATCTCTGGCCCAAAATACAAGATCCTGCATGGAAACCTCCGCGAGATAAGGACGTTGAAGCAAGAAGCTAAGCTTACGGTTCTTGATCTAAACTCCAACGATATCTTCCCTCGCGTTTTACCTCATTTTCACCAATGGAGGTCTCAATACG GAGAGACGTTTCTTTACTGGCAAGGAACAGAGCCGAGGATATTCATCTCAGATCATGAACTTGTCAAACAGATCTTATCAAACAAATTTGGTTTCTATGTTAAACCAAAGACAAGACCCGAGGTCCTTAAACTTGCTGGTAATGGACTCGTCTTTGCCAATGGTATTGATTGGGTTCGTCATAGACGTATCTTAAATCCTGCCTTCTCCATGGACAAACTAAAG CTTATGACCAAATTAATGGTGGATTGTACTTTGAGGATGTTCGAGGAGTGGAGAAAACAGATGAATGATGGTGAAAAAGAGCAAGTGGTGATGATGAACGTCGAGTTTAAGAGATTAACCGCTGATATTATAGCGACTGCTGCGTTTGGAAGCAGTTATGCTGAAGGAATTGAAGTGTTTAAATCACAAAGGGAGCTGCAAAAGTGTTGTGCTGCTTCTGTTACTAATGTCTATATCCCTGGAACCGA GTACCTTCCTACGCCTTTGAATCTTAAAATATGGAAGCTTAATGGGAAAATAAACAACTCCATCAAAAGAATCATCGATGCGAGGCTAAAAGCAAAATCCAAGAACGTAGAGAAAGATTATGGAAACGATCTTCTTGGAATCATGTTAGCATCTGCAAGATCTAACGTGTCTGAGAAAAAGATGAGCATTGATGAGATCATAGAGGAATGCAAGACGTTCTTCTTCGCGGGGCACGAGACTACTGCGAATCTATTAACATGGACTTCAATGCTGCTTAGCTTGCACCAAGATTGGCAAGAGAAGCTCAGAGAAGAGGTTTTCAATGAATGCGGTAAAGACAAGATCCCTGATTCAGACAACTGCTCCAAACTCAAACTG ATGAACATGGTGCTGATGGAAACACTTCGTCTGTACGGACCAGTGTTGAATATGATCCGGTCAGCATCACAAGACATGAAGCTAGGAAGCCTAGTGATCCCTAAAGGCACAACCATAGTCGTCCCCATTGTGAAGATGCACAGAGACAAAGCCGTTTGGGGAAGTGACAGTGATAAATTCAATCCGCTGCGGTTTGAAAACGGCGTTTCGCGAGCCGCTAATCACCCAAACGCCTTCCTCGCGTTCTCATTAGGTCCTAGAGTTTGCATTGGCCAAAACTTTGCCCTGATGGAAGCTAAGACCGTTCTCACCATGATTCTTCAACGTTTCCGGTTTAATATCTCCGACGAGTATAAGCACGCCCCGGCAGATCACCTCACTCTTCAGCCACAGTTCGGTTTACCAGTAATGCTTCAACCTATCAACTAG
- the LOC106390988 gene encoding uncharacterized protein LOC106390988 yields the protein MASDESMVMNSSSVLDEEYDDTDDGFHYQTRQSSLSRLSICTSSFHDDDDEDNFTSQPSELGTFISELSLESFDDVGAEADGEISDGEDSDSDKESSGFYSLPTIMSRRRRKVNEMTNVDGSTVVKQRSYGHGFNGVERDGDGKRYGGELTVLTNVKGGKKSMKMGFEEVKACRDLGFDVEVPGRVSVSNGSNRETQTSSGSNSPIGNWRISSPGDDPKEVKARLKMWAQAVALASASR from the coding sequence ATGGCGTCTGACGAGAGCATGGTGATGAACTCTTCTTCGGTTCTGGACGAAGAGTACGACGATACAGATGATGGGTTTCATTACCAGACCAGACAAAGTAGTTTGTCTAGGTTATCTATCTGCACGAGCTCCTTccacgacgacgacgacgaagaTAACTTCACAAGTCAACCTTCTGAACTGGGTACCTTCATTTCTGAGCTGTCTCTGGAGAGCTTCGACGACGTAGGAGCCGAGGCTGACGGAGAAATCTCCGACGGTGAAGATTCAGATTCCGATAAGGAATCTTCAGGGTTCTACTCTCTCCCGACGATCATGTCTCGCCGGAGAAGAAAAGTCAACGAGATGACGAACGTCGATGGCAGTACTGTAGTTAAGCAGAGAAGCTACGGTCACGGTTTTAACGGTGTGGAGAGAGACGGAGACGGAAAACGTTACGGAGGAGAGTTGACGGTGTTAACTAATGTGAAGGGAGGAAAGAAGTCGATGAAGATGGGTTTTGAGGAAGTGAAGGCTTGTAGAGATCTCGGGTTCGACGTGGAAgttccgggtcgggtttcaGTATCCAACGGGTCAAACCGCGAGACTCAGACTAGTAGTGGAAGCAACTCTCCAATTGGCAACTGGCGTATCTCGAGCCCTGGAGATGATCCGAAGGAGGTTAAGGCGAGACTGAAGATGTGGGCACAAGCAGTTGCTTTAGCTTCTGCATCACGTTAA
- the LOC106394464 gene encoding transcription factor PIL1-like translates to MGKNLCASSSQPNMISPSSSFKPTLNDQDYMELVCENGQILAKSRKTNNNGYFQNQRRQSILDLYETEYDESFKKNIKNLEETQVVPVSGEQTNNKKRTKPSKNELERALLTGNKRFESPTLNDDSLKGLKNVEVIKAPPDEQSEAVGRSTKLYFTPSSMLSRRTSRDLSISLKKRKCGDNEEEEEETTYLSNSSDDESDDAKTRVPARTRKTMAKRKRSTEVHRLSERKRRHEISKKMHALQDLLPNCYKDDKVSLLDEAIKCMRTLQLQVQMMSMGNGLIQPSVMLPMGNYSPMGLGMHMGAAATTPSLPQFMPMDVQGTGFLGINNASSQMLSAFLNHPTGLIPNSPIFSPLESCSQQLVTPSCFPETQTTSFSQFPMSGSTTNFEDAMQFRGSSGY, encoded by the exons ATGGGAAAAAATCTCTGTGCATCGTCCTCCCAACCAAACATGATTTCTCCATCATCGAGCTTTAAACCaac ATTAAACGATCAAGATTATATGGAACTGGTTTGCGAAAATGGGCAGATTCTTGCAAAGAGTCGAAAAACCAACAACAACGGCTATTTTCAGAATCAACGAAGGCAATCGATATTGGATTTGTACGAGACCGAGTACGATGAGAGtttcaagaaaaacatcaagaatcTTGAAGAGACACAAGTTGTTCCTGTGAGTGGCGAACAGACGAATAATAAAAAGAGGACTAAACCCTCCAAGAATGAATTAGAGAGAGCTCTTTTGACAGGCAACAAACGTTTTGAGTCACCAACATTGAATGATGATTCTTTGAAAGGTTTAAAAAATGTTGAAGTTATCAAAGCTCCTCCTGATGAGCAATCTGAAGCTGTTGGAAGATCCACAAAATTGTATTTTACGCCTTCATCTATGCTTTCTCGAAGAACTTCTAGAGATCTAAGTATTTCTTTAAAGAAGAGGAAGTGTGGagacaatgaagaagaagaagaagaaacaacttATCTAAGTAAT AGTTCGGATGATGAATCAGATGATGCTAAAACACGAGTTCCTGCGAGAACAAGAAAGACTATGGCTAAGAGAAAACGAAGCACTGAAGTCCATAGGTTATCTGAAAGA AAGCGAAGACACGAGATCAGCAAGAAAATGCATGCTTTGCAGGATCTACTACCTAACTGTTACAAG gaTGATAAGGTATCATTGCTGGACGAGGCGATCAAATGTATGAGGACTCTTCAACTTCAAGTTCAG ATGATGAGTATGGGAAATGGATTAATACAACCATCTGTGATGCTACCAATGGGTAATTACTCTCCCATGGGTCTAGGAATGCATATGGGCGCAGCAGCAACAACACCATCACTACCACAATTTATGCCTATGGACGTTCAAGGAACCGGTTTTCTTGGGATTAACAATGCATCATCACAAATGCTAAGTGCCTTTCTTAATCATCCCACAGGACTAATACCAAACTCTCCCATCTTTTCTCCATTAGAAAGCTGCTCTCAGCAACTGGTCACTCCTTCATGTTTTCCTGAGACTCAAACTACTTCCTTTAGTCAGTTTCCAATGTCTGGGTCGACCACGAACTTCGAAGATGCTATGCAGTTTAGAGGAAGCAGTGGTTATTAA